The bacterium genome includes a region encoding these proteins:
- the rlmD gene encoding 23S rRNA (uracil(1939)-C(5))-methyltransferase RlmD: MLKKGDIIELGLDSMACGGDAVGRHLGQTVFVPYGLPGDQVKVRVFDAHQKYCRAVIMSIASPGPQRIKPACPYFGDCGSCQWQMMDHTRQLEHKKTILEQTLARIGGIKDAGIEVLAEGSPWHYRNKAQYPVSQSKGKLVVGYYRQGSHQVVPIDECPIIQPGLNRVFQQARDILLTAKVPGYDELTNNGILRHLILRYGQYQDKISLTLVCTKDKIYPEVIASLSAIPGVGSVWLNLNAEPGNTILGNKWKLLSGESQMEEELDGIRYKLSAGSFWQVNQLTAGVLYRRIKDELQLTSRQQAVDLYCGAGAISLQLAAAAGQVLGIESSTQAVDDARDSAKMNGITNAEFLAGPAEVLLGKVQQADAVVCDPPRSGLRPEVVRELTRLKPLKIAYLSCDPATLARDLKEIIKEDYRISGLYTADMFPQTYHIETLAFLQRK; this comes from the coding sequence ATGCTAAAAAAGGGTGATATCATTGAACTGGGGCTGGACAGCATGGCTTGCGGCGGAGATGCGGTAGGACGGCACCTGGGACAAACCGTATTCGTGCCTTACGGGCTGCCCGGCGACCAAGTGAAGGTCCGGGTGTTTGACGCCCACCAGAAATACTGCCGGGCCGTGATCATGTCCATCGCCAGCCCCGGCCCCCAGCGGATCAAGCCGGCCTGCCCTTATTTCGGGGACTGCGGCAGCTGCCAGTGGCAGATGATGGACCACACCCGCCAGCTGGAGCACAAAAAAACGATACTGGAACAGACCCTGGCCCGGATCGGCGGCATCAAGGATGCCGGGATCGAGGTCCTGGCAGAAGGCTCCCCCTGGCATTACCGCAACAAGGCCCAGTACCCGGTTTCCCAGTCCAAAGGCAAACTGGTCGTAGGCTATTACCGGCAGGGCAGCCACCAGGTGGTTCCGATCGACGAATGCCCCATCATCCAGCCCGGTTTAAACCGGGTGTTCCAGCAAGCCAGGGACATCCTGTTGACTGCAAAGGTGCCGGGATATGACGAACTGACCAACAATGGGATATTAAGGCACTTGATCCTTCGTTACGGACAGTATCAGGACAAAATATCCCTGACCCTGGTCTGCACCAAGGACAAGATATATCCGGAAGTGATAGCATCATTGTCCGCCATCCCCGGGGTCGGTTCGGTATGGCTGAACCTGAATGCCGAACCGGGCAATACTATCCTGGGGAATAAATGGAAACTGCTGTCCGGGGAAAGCCAGATGGAGGAAGAACTGGACGGGATCAGGTACAAGCTTTCGGCCGGATCTTTCTGGCAGGTGAACCAGCTGACGGCCGGAGTGCTGTACCGCCGGATAAAAGATGAACTGCAGTTGACCAGCCGGCAGCAGGCGGTTGACCTTTATTGCGGGGCCGGAGCCATCTCACTGCAGCTGGCTGCAGCGGCCGGCCAGGTGCTGGGAATAGAGTCTTCGACCCAGGCGGTGGATGACGCCAGGGACAGCGCCAAAATGAACGGGATCACCAATGCCGAGTTCCTGGCCGGCCCGGCCGAAGTGCTTTTGGGAAAAGTGCAGCAGGCCGACGCGGTGGTCTGCGATCCGCCCCGCAGCGGTCTGAGGCCGGAAGTGGTCAGGGAACTGACCAGGCTTAAACCCCTAAAGATAGCATATCTTTCCTGCGATCCGGCCACTTTGGCCCGGGACCTGAAAGAGATCATTAAAGAGGATTACCGGATATCCGGCCTTTATACCGCCGATATGTTCCCCCAGACCTATCACATAGAAACCCTGGCTTTTTTGCAAAGGAAATAA
- a CDS encoding tRNA (adenosine(37)-N6)-threonylcarbamoyltransferase complex ATPase subunit type 1 TsaE, with product HLDLYRLENSAQAEEIGITEYLYGRGISILEWPERIRDILPESRLDIHLTRLDQQTRKIEIKTSGNNWNDRFNN from the coding sequence ATCACCTGGACCTGTACCGGCTGGAAAACTCAGCCCAGGCCGAGGAGATCGGCATCACGGAATATCTTTACGGCCGGGGGATCTCCATTCTGGAATGGCCGGAGCGGATCCGCGATATCCTGCCGGAAAGCCGGCTGGATATTCATCTGACCAGGCTGGACCAGCAGACCCGGAAAATCGAGATCAAAACATCAGGAAATAACTGGAATGACAGGTTTAATAATTGA
- the tsaB gene encoding tRNA (adenosine(37)-N6)-threonylcarbamoyltransferase complex dimerization subunit type 1 TsaB, translated as MTGLIIDTSGPWLNLAVCREDDILASISQDAGNQQAERLPFELGNILARAKVKLSEADWLAVTAGPGSFTGLRVGVSFAQGLAMGSGIRLLPLNTLDAMACLPEGFSGELSPMLDAKKGQVYTALYRSENGVSDVVSSYQVIEPQAWLSRLAPRTKVFGSGAYAYREMISQSYPELVMDEAYINGPEISGLVKLALKELNQNKFVPAEELDAFYIRPSDAMVKRHA; from the coding sequence ATGACAGGTTTAATAATTGACACCAGCGGTCCCTGGCTGAACCTGGCCGTTTGCCGGGAGGATGATATTCTGGCCTCGATATCACAGGATGCGGGCAACCAGCAGGCCGAGAGGCTTCCTTTTGAACTGGGCAACATCCTGGCCAGGGCAAAGGTGAAGCTGTCTGAAGCAGACTGGCTGGCGGTGACGGCGGGGCCGGGATCCTTTACCGGCCTGCGGGTGGGGGTATCCTTTGCCCAGGGTCTGGCCATGGGTTCCGGCATCAGGCTTTTGCCTCTCAACACGCTGGATGCCATGGCCTGCCTGCCGGAGGGTTTTTCCGGAGAATTGTCTCCGATGCTGGACGCCAAAAAGGGACAGGTCTACACGGCCTTGTACCGGTCTGAAAACGGGGTCAGCGATGTGGTCTCTTCATACCAGGTGATAGAACCCCAAGCCTGGCTTTCCCGGCTGGCTCCCCGGACAAAAGTATTCGGCAGCGGAGCTTATGCCTACCGGGAGATGATATCACAGTCATACCCGGAGCTGGTGATGGATGAAGCTTATATCAACGGCCCTGAGATCAGCGGCCTGGTCAAGCTGGCTTTAAAAGAACTGAATCAAAACAAATTTGTACCGGCCGAAGAGCTGGATGCGTTTTACATCCGTCCCTCTGATGCCATGGTCAAGCGGCATGCCTGA
- the rimI gene encoding ribosomal protein S18-alanine N-acetyltransferase — protein MPEIRVELERMTEGHLSEVLAIEQASFSDPWSEVMFRQELEDDPGKYPVVLTMNSQVIGYGLGWIVLDEFHLGNLAVRPDLKGRGYGSLILERMLKQVKGKGCRTASLEVRASNQTAIKLYHKYNFKEIAVRKKYYQDEDALVLLARLDEEKAC, from the coding sequence ATGCCTGAGATCAGGGTAGAATTAGAGAGAATGACGGAAGGCCATCTGTCCGAAGTATTGGCCATAGAGCAGGCCAGCTTTTCCGATCCCTGGAGCGAAGTGATGTTCCGGCAGGAACTGGAGGATGACCCGGGAAAGTACCCCGTTGTCCTGACCATGAATTCTCAGGTGATCGGCTACGGTCTGGGCTGGATCGTGCTGGACGAGTTTCATCTGGGCAACCTGGCGGTCCGGCCGGACCTGAAGGGGCGGGGGTATGGAAGCCTGATCCTGGAGCGCATGCTCAAGCAGGTTAAGGGCAAGGGCTGCCGGACGGCCTCGCTGGAGGTCAGGGCCTCGAACCAAACCGCCATCAAACTGTATCATAAATATAATTTCAAAGAGATCGCCGTTCGCAAGAAGTATTATCAGGATGAGGATGCCCTGGTGCTGCTGGCCCGGCTGGATGAGGAAAAAGCATGCTAA